In a single window of the Pseudoxanthomonas sp. F37 genome:
- the tuf gene encoding elongation factor Tu — MAKGKFERTKPHVNVGTIGHVDHGKTTLTAALTKIGAERFGGEFKAYDAIDAAPEEKARGITISTAHVEYESATRHYAHVDCPGHADYVKNMITGAAQMDGAILVCSAADGPMPQTREHILLSRQVGVPYIVVFLNKADMVDDAELLELVEMEVRELLSKYEFPGDDTPIISGSARLALEGDQSEIGVPAILKLVDALDTWIPTPERDVDKPFLMPVEDVFSISGRGTVVTGRIERGIIKVGDEIEIVGIRPTQKTTVTGVEMFRKLLDQGQAGDNAGLLLRGTKRDDVERGQVLAKPGSITPHTEFEAEVYVLSKDEGGRHTPFFKGYRPQFYFRTTDITGAVQLPEGVEMVMPGDNVKMVVTLINPVAMDEGLRFAIREGGRTVGAGVVAKIIK; from the coding sequence ATGGCAAAGGGTAAATTCGAACGCACCAAGCCGCACGTGAACGTGGGCACGATTGGCCACGTTGACCACGGCAAGACGACGCTGACGGCGGCGCTGACGAAGATCGGCGCGGAGCGTTTCGGTGGCGAGTTCAAGGCGTACGACGCGATCGACGCGGCGCCGGAAGAGAAGGCGCGCGGCATCACGATTTCGACGGCGCACGTGGAATACGAATCGGCCACGCGCCACTACGCGCACGTGGACTGCCCGGGCCACGCCGACTACGTGAAGAACATGATCACCGGTGCGGCGCAGATGGACGGTGCGATCCTGGTGTGCTCGGCCGCCGACGGCCCGATGCCGCAGACGCGCGAGCACATCCTGCTGTCGCGCCAGGTGGGCGTGCCGTACATCGTCGTGTTCCTGAACAAGGCCGACATGGTGGACGACGCCGAGCTGCTGGAGCTGGTGGAGATGGAAGTCCGCGAACTGCTGAGCAAGTACGAGTTCCCGGGCGACGACACCCCGATCATCTCGGGCTCGGCCCGTCTGGCGCTGGAAGGCGACCAGAGCGAGATCGGCGTGCCGGCGATCCTGAAGCTGGTGGATGCGCTGGACACCTGGATCCCGACCCCGGAGCGCGACGTCGACAAGCCGTTCCTGATGCCGGTGGAAGACGTGTTCTCGATCTCCGGCCGCGGCACGGTGGTGACCGGTCGTATCGAGCGCGGCATCATCAAGGTGGGCGACGAAATCGAAATCGTGGGTATCCGTCCGACCCAGAAGACCACGGTCACGGGCGTGGAGATGTTCCGCAAGCTGCTGGACCAGGGCCAGGCGGGCGACAACGCCGGTCTGCTGCTGCGCGGCACCAAGCGTGACGACGTGGAGCGCGGCCAGGTGCTGGCCAAGCCGGGTTCGATCACCCCGCACACCGAGTTCGAAGCCGAAGTGTACGTGCTGAGCAAGGACGAGGGCGGCCGTCACACCCCGTTCTTCAAGGGCTACCGTCCGCAGTTCTACTTCCGCACCACCGACATCACCGGTGCGGTGCAGCTGCCGGAAGGCGTGGAGATGGTGATGCCGGGCGACAACGTGAAGATGGTGGTCACGCTGATCAACCCGGTGGCGATGGACGAAGGCCTGCGTTTTGCGATCCGCGAGGGCGGCCGCACGGTCGGCGCCGGCGTGGTGGCCAAGATCATCAAGTAA
- the ispE gene encoding 4-(cytidine 5'-diphospho)-2-C-methyl-D-erythritol kinase: protein MFPPEAGWSAWPAPAKLNLTLQITGRRADGYHLLQTVFRLLAWGDRIHLRPRSDGTIRRVGTSAPGVAEADDLVIKAAKLLQKEAKFDQGADIGVEKRISAGGGFGGGSSDAATVLVALDHVWGCGLGPDRLASLGLQLGADVPVFVRGQNAWAEGVGEVLTPLALPPAWYLLVDPGVHVPTAALFASPDLTRDAAPAKISDFVSGSLLGNAFEPVVRRREPAIEAVFQALSRVGTPRLTGSGGGCFVEFADRAAAEAALALLPAGLHAWVVEGAARSPLLDALAQFRGTEKHA, encoded by the coding sequence CTGTTTCCTCCTGAAGCGGGCTGGTCGGCGTGGCCGGCCCCCGCAAAGCTCAACCTCACGTTGCAGATCACCGGCCGGCGGGCCGATGGCTACCACCTGCTGCAGACGGTGTTCCGCCTGCTGGCATGGGGCGACCGCATTCATCTGCGCCCCCGTTCCGACGGGACGATCCGGCGGGTCGGAACCTCCGCTCCCGGCGTGGCCGAGGCGGACGACCTGGTCATCAAGGCGGCCAAACTTCTGCAAAAAGAGGCCAAATTTGACCAAGGTGCAGATATCGGCGTCGAAAAGCGCATTTCGGCCGGCGGCGGCTTCGGTGGCGGATCGTCCGATGCCGCGACGGTGCTGGTGGCGCTGGATCATGTGTGGGGCTGCGGGCTGGGCCCGGACCGGCTGGCGTCGCTGGGCCTGCAGCTCGGCGCGGACGTGCCGGTCTTCGTGCGTGGCCAGAACGCCTGGGCGGAAGGGGTGGGCGAGGTCCTGACCCCGCTGGCCCTGCCCCCGGCGTGGTACCTGCTGGTCGATCCGGGCGTCCACGTGCCCACCGCGGCGCTGTTCGCCTCCCCCGATTTGACGCGTGATGCTGCACCCGCGAAAATATCCGACTTCGTTTCGGGATCACTGCTCGGCAACGCGTTCGAGCCGGTCGTGCGTCGCCGGGAGCCTGCCATCGAGGCGGTCTTCCAGGCCCTTTCGCGCGTCGGTACGCCACGCTTGACCGGTTCCGGCGGCGGCTGCTTCGTGGAGTTCGCCGACCGGGCCGCCGCCGAGGCCGCGTTGGCGCTCCTGCCGGCCGGGCTGCATGCCTGGGTGGTGGAGGGCGCGGCGCGCTCGCCGCTGCTGGATGCGCTGGCGCAGTTCCGCGGAACGGAGAAACACGCCTAG
- the prfA gene encoding peptide chain release factor 1 encodes MTPTLRRKLEALAERREELERLLADPDVIGDGDRFRAFSREFAQLEPLATAMAEEKRARADLTAAQAMRDDPELAELADEEIAAAQQRLARLDEELMLLLLPKDSRDEGNLFLEVRAGTGGDEAAIFAGDLFRMYARYAERQGWKVEVESDSPGEHGGYKEIVARIVGRGAYSKLKFESGTHRVQRVPETESQGRIHTSAATVAIIPDVDEVDEIVINPADLKVDTFRSSGAGGQHVNKTESAIRITHVPTGVVVECQTERSQHANRDKAMKRLKAQLLDAERSRQQAAQAQSRKLQVGSGDRSQRIRTYNFPQGRITDHRVEGLTLYDLPNVIQGDLDALIDRLAREHLADELARLTESA; translated from the coding sequence ATGACGCCAACGCTGCGCCGTAAGCTGGAAGCGCTGGCCGAACGCCGGGAAGAACTCGAACGCCTGCTCGCCGACCCGGACGTGATCGGCGACGGCGACCGTTTCCGCGCGTTCTCGCGCGAGTTCGCCCAACTGGAACCGCTGGCCACCGCGATGGCGGAGGAAAAGCGCGCGCGGGCCGACCTGACCGCGGCGCAGGCGATGCGCGACGACCCCGAACTGGCCGAACTGGCCGACGAGGAGATCGCCGCCGCGCAACAGCGCCTGGCGCGGCTGGACGAAGAACTGATGCTGTTGCTGCTGCCCAAGGACAGCCGCGACGAGGGCAACCTGTTCCTGGAAGTGCGCGCGGGCACCGGCGGCGACGAGGCCGCCATCTTTGCCGGCGACCTGTTCCGGATGTACGCACGCTATGCCGAACGCCAGGGCTGGAAGGTGGAGGTCGAATCCGACAGCCCCGGCGAGCACGGCGGCTACAAGGAAATCGTCGCCCGCATCGTCGGCCGCGGCGCGTACTCGAAGCTGAAGTTCGAGTCGGGCACCCACCGCGTGCAGCGCGTGCCGGAAACCGAATCGCAGGGCCGCATCCACACCTCGGCCGCCACCGTGGCGATCATCCCGGACGTGGACGAGGTGGACGAGATCGTCATCAACCCGGCCGACCTGAAGGTCGACACCTTCCGCTCCTCCGGCGCTGGCGGCCAGCACGTCAACAAGACCGAATCGGCCATCCGCATCACCCACGTGCCCACCGGCGTGGTGGTGGAGTGCCAGACCGAGCGCAGCCAGCACGCCAACCGCGACAAGGCGATGAAGCGGCTGAAGGCGCAGCTGCTGGACGCCGAGCGCAGCCGGCAGCAGGCCGCGCAGGCCCAATCGCGCAAACTGCAGGTGGGCAGCGGCGATCGCAGCCAGCGCATCCGCACCTACAACTTCCCGCAGGGCCGCATCACCGACCACCGCGTGGAAGGGCTTACCCTGTACGATCTGCCCAATGTCATCCAGGGCGACCTGGACGCACTGATCGACCGCCTCGCCCGCGAGCATCTGGCCGATGAGCTGGCCCGCCTGACGGAGTCCGCATGA
- a CDS encoding helix-turn-helix domain-containing protein — MSLDATLRLLTKASGLTAADLAAAIPRAGVSTVKAWLAGEKMPGSEQLNALARAFGVPAGALLSELASTLDPARTQGEHGLLAAYRALNTRQQGALLEVARGMAGQAARRKR, encoded by the coding sequence ATGTCGCTCGATGCCACCCTGCGTCTGCTCACCAAGGCCAGCGGCCTGACCGCCGCCGACCTGGCCGCCGCCATCCCGCGGGCCGGCGTATCCACCGTCAAGGCCTGGCTGGCAGGCGAGAAGATGCCCGGCAGCGAGCAGCTCAACGCCCTGGCCCGAGCGTTCGGCGTGCCGGCCGGCGCCTTGCTGTCGGAACTGGCCTCCACGCTGGACCCGGCGCGCACGCAGGGCGAGCACGGCCTGCTGGCCGCCTACCGCGCCCTCAACACCCGCCAGCAGGGCGCGCTGCTGGAAGTCGCGCGCGGCATGGCCGGCCAGGCCGCGCGCCGCAAACGCTGA
- the secE gene encoding preprotein translocase subunit SecE, with the protein MNSKVEQSKAGTPAADIAKYVLALALVVGGLVAWWWFNGQWATPLRSLAVVAGLVLGALVFLQTGKGRDTREFLAESRFELRKVVWPTREEATRTTWVVIVVVIVLSLILAGFDFAIQALIEWFLNFGR; encoded by the coding sequence TTGAACAGCAAGGTCGAACAATCCAAAGCCGGCACGCCTGCGGCCGACATCGCCAAGTACGTCCTTGCGCTTGCGCTGGTCGTGGGTGGCCTGGTCGCGTGGTGGTGGTTCAACGGACAATGGGCCACGCCGCTGCGTTCGCTGGCGGTGGTCGCGGGCCTGGTGCTGGGCGCGCTGGTGTTCCTGCAGACCGGCAAGGGGCGCGATACCCGCGAATTCCTCGCCGAGTCGCGTTTCGAACTGCGCAAGGTGGTGTGGCCCACGCGCGAGGAAGCCACCCGGACCACCTGGGTGGTCATCGTGGTGGTGATCGTGCTCAGCCTGATCCTGGCCGGTTTCGACTTCGCCATCCAGGCGTTGATCGAGTGGTTCCTGAATTTTGGCCGTTGA
- a CDS encoding ribose-phosphate diphosphokinase gives MQDERNLLVFSGNANKPLANSICRELGVRPGKALVSRFSDGEVQVEIQENVRRQEVFVVQPTCAPSAENLVELLVLIDALKRASASSVTAVVPYFGYARQDRRMRSSRVPITAKVAAKMFGAVSADRVLTVDLHADQIQGFFDIPVDNVYASPLLLADIWRAYGTENLLVVSPDVGGVVRARAVAKRLDDADLAIIDKRRPRANVATVMNIIGDVEGKDCVLVDDIVDTAGTLCAAAAALKQHGANKVAAYCTHPVLSGPAVDNLNNSVLDELVVTDTIPLSPQAQGCSKIRQLSVAELLAETIRRIAFGESVSSLYVD, from the coding sequence ATGCAAGACGAACGTAACCTGCTTGTGTTCTCCGGCAACGCCAACAAGCCGTTGGCCAACAGCATCTGCCGCGAACTGGGCGTGCGTCCCGGCAAGGCGCTGGTGTCCCGGTTCTCCGATGGCGAAGTGCAGGTGGAGATCCAGGAGAACGTCCGCCGGCAGGAAGTGTTCGTCGTGCAGCCGACCTGCGCGCCGAGCGCCGAGAACCTGGTGGAACTGCTGGTGCTGATCGACGCGCTCAAGCGCGCATCGGCCAGCAGCGTCACCGCGGTGGTGCCGTACTTCGGCTACGCCCGCCAGGATCGCCGCATGCGCTCCTCGCGCGTGCCGATCACGGCCAAGGTGGCGGCGAAGATGTTCGGCGCGGTTAGCGCCGACCGCGTGCTGACGGTCGACCTGCATGCGGATCAGATCCAGGGCTTCTTCGATATCCCGGTGGACAACGTGTACGCCTCCCCGCTGCTGCTGGCCGACATCTGGCGCGCCTACGGCACGGAGAACCTGCTGGTCGTGTCGCCCGACGTCGGCGGCGTGGTGCGTGCCCGCGCGGTCGCCAAGCGCCTGGACGACGCCGACCTGGCGATCATCGACAAGCGCCGCCCGCGCGCCAACGTGGCCACGGTGATGAACATCATCGGCGACGTGGAAGGCAAGGACTGCGTGCTGGTGGACGACATCGTCGACACCGCCGGCACCCTCTGCGCCGCGGCGGCGGCGCTGAAGCAGCACGGCGCCAACAAGGTGGCGGCGTACTGCACCCATCCCGTGCTCTCGGGCCCGGCGGTGGACAACCTGAACAACTCGGTGCTCGACGAACTCGTCGTGACCGACACCATCCCGCTCTCGCCGCAGGCGCAGGGCTGCAGCAAGATCCGCCAGCTGTCGGTGGCGGAACTGCTGGCGGAAACGATCCGCCGCATCGCCTTCGGCGAATCGGTCAGTTCGCTGTACGTGGATTGA
- the moaB gene encoding molybdenum cofactor biosynthesis protein B yields MSHADDLIPLHLCVLTVSDSRTLAEDRSGDYLAEALASEGHQLHARALLPDDRYRLRAQVSQWIADPAVDGILVTGGTGFTGRDSTPEALLPLLDKEMPGFGELFRQISFEEIGTSSLQSRAFAGLANQTFLFCLPGSTSACRTAWERIIRAQLDARTRPCNLATLRPRLKE; encoded by the coding sequence ATGAGCCATGCCGACGACCTTATCCCGTTGCACCTCTGCGTGCTGACCGTTTCGGACAGCCGCACCCTGGCCGAAGACCGTTCCGGCGACTACCTGGCCGAAGCGCTCGCCAGCGAAGGCCACCAGCTGCATGCCCGCGCCCTGCTGCCCGACGACCGCTACCGCCTGCGTGCGCAGGTCTCGCAGTGGATCGCCGATCCGGCCGTGGACGGCATCCTGGTGACCGGCGGCACCGGCTTCACCGGCCGCGATTCCACGCCCGAAGCGCTGCTGCCGTTGCTGGACAAGGAAATGCCGGGCTTCGGCGAGCTGTTCCGGCAGATCAGCTTCGAAGAGATCGGCACCTCGTCGCTGCAGTCGCGCGCCTTCGCCGGGCTGGCCAACCAGACCTTCCTGTTCTGCCTGCCCGGCTCCACCTCGGCCTGCCGCACGGCATGGGAGAGGATCATCCGCGCGCAGCTGGATGCGCGCACGCGGCCCTGCAATCTGGCCACGCTGCGTCCCCGCCTGAAGGAATGA
- a CDS encoding 50S ribosomal protein L25/general stress protein Ctc encodes MANTHEIKVQRREDEGKGASRRLRHAGQVPAIVYGGELNPVSIQLNHNEVWLASQNDWFYSSILDLSLNGDIQKVLLRDMQRHPFKQQIMHLDFQRVNENETLRTAVPLHFLNEDKSPAGKSAEVVVTHELNEVVVECLPKDLPEFIEIDLADLAIGAVVHLSDIKLPAGVVIPELKLGKEHDVAVVIAKHGKEETEEAPAESAEVPAAKVAKKDDK; translated from the coding sequence ATGGCAAACACGCATGAAATCAAGGTGCAGCGCCGCGAGGACGAGGGTAAGGGTGCGAGCCGCCGCCTCCGTCACGCCGGCCAGGTGCCCGCCATCGTCTACGGTGGCGAACTCAATCCGGTCAGCATCCAGCTGAACCACAACGAGGTCTGGCTCGCCAGCCAGAACGACTGGTTCTACTCGTCCATCCTGGACCTGAGCCTCAATGGCGACATCCAGAAGGTGCTGCTGCGTGACATGCAGCGCCACCCGTTCAAGCAGCAGATCATGCACCTGGACTTCCAGCGCGTGAACGAGAACGAGACGCTGCGCACCGCGGTGCCGCTGCACTTCCTCAACGAGGACAAGTCGCCGGCCGGCAAGTCTGCCGAGGTCGTGGTCACCCATGAGCTGAACGAAGTCGTCGTCGAGTGCCTGCCGAAGGACCTGCCGGAGTTCATCGAGATCGACCTGGCCGACCTGGCCATCGGCGCGGTGGTCCACCTGTCCGACATCAAGCTGCCGGCCGGTGTGGTGATTCCCGAGCTGAAGCTGGGCAAGGAACACGACGTCGCCGTCGTGATCGCCAAGCACGGCAAGGAAGAGACCGAGGAAGCTCCGGCGGAGTCGGCCGAAGTGCCGGCGGCCAAGGTCGCCAAGAAGGACGACAAGTAA
- the lolB gene encoding lipoprotein insertase outer membrane protein LolB produces the protein MKVSGLLWTGLVALSLAGCATRGPTVASPVLRDPEALAAAQAAQATRAAWLAAQADWSFSGRVAVSANGKGGSGRIDWEQTDARYRVALSAPVTRQSWRLAGDLQTGAGRLEGLEGGTREGGNAADLLRQATGWDIPVASMVHWARGLADPAAGVEGLEYDTQGRLRALSQHGWRVDYLDWFPAEGARPDLPRRVEARREGAAVKLAVDQWQMAPQ, from the coding sequence ATGAAGGTTTCAGGACTGCTGTGGACGGGGCTGGTGGCCCTGTCGCTGGCCGGCTGCGCCACGCGGGGGCCGACCGTGGCATCGCCCGTCCTGCGCGATCCCGAGGCGCTGGCCGCCGCGCAGGCGGCGCAGGCCACCCGCGCGGCATGGCTGGCTGCGCAGGCGGACTGGTCGTTCTCCGGGCGGGTCGCCGTCAGCGCCAACGGCAAGGGGGGCAGCGGCCGCATCGACTGGGAGCAGACCGACGCCCGCTACCGGGTCGCGCTCAGTGCGCCGGTCACCCGCCAGAGCTGGCGGCTGGCCGGCGACCTGCAGACCGGCGCAGGCCGCCTGGAGGGGCTGGAGGGCGGAACCCGCGAGGGCGGCAACGCGGCGGACCTGCTGCGGCAGGCCACCGGCTGGGACATCCCCGTGGCCTCGATGGTGCATTGGGCGCGTGGCCTGGCCGACCCGGCCGCGGGGGTGGAGGGGCTGGAGTACGACACCCAGGGCCGCCTGCGCGCCCTGTCGCAGCATGGCTGGCGGGTCGACTACCTGGACTGGTTTCCGGCCGAGGGCGCACGGCCCGACCTGCCGCGCCGGGTGGAGGCGCGGCGCGAGGGCGCCGCGGTGAAGCTCGCCGTCGACCAGTGGCAGATGGCGCCGCAGTGA
- the pth gene encoding aminoacyl-tRNA hydrolase: MAGLRLIVGLGNPGAEHARTRHNAGFHFVDALAERQGERFGLDSKLFGETAKVVVAGQPVWLLKPATYMNLSGKSVAAALRFWKIAPEEALLAHDELDLAPGVARLKFDGGHGGQNGLRDTIQHLGHGKFHRLRIGIGHPGHKDRVTSWVLGRPGKDDEALIARAIDDALDVLPLAVAGNFMDAMTRLHTPRE, from the coding sequence ATGGCAGGCCTGCGCCTCATCGTCGGACTGGGTAATCCTGGTGCCGAACATGCCCGAACCCGGCATAACGCCGGGTTCCATTTTGTCGACGCCCTGGCGGAGCGGCAGGGTGAGCGCTTTGGCCTGGACAGCAAGCTGTTCGGCGAGACCGCCAAGGTCGTCGTGGCCGGGCAGCCGGTGTGGTTGCTGAAGCCGGCCACCTACATGAACCTGAGCGGCAAGTCGGTCGCGGCGGCGCTGCGGTTCTGGAAGATCGCCCCGGAAGAGGCGCTGCTGGCGCATGATGAGCTGGATCTGGCGCCCGGCGTGGCCAGGCTGAAGTTCGACGGCGGCCATGGCGGCCAGAACGGGCTGCGCGACACCATCCAGCACCTGGGCCATGGCAAGTTCCACCGCCTGCGCATCGGCATCGGCCATCCCGGCCACAAGGACCGGGTGACCAGCTGGGTGCTGGGCAGGCCGGGCAAGGACGACGAGGCCCTGATCGCGCGGGCCATCGACGACGCCCTGGACGTGCTGCCACTGGCGGTGGCCGGCAATTTCATGGATGCGATGACGCGGTTGCATACGCCGAGGGAATAG
- the ychF gene encoding redox-regulated ATPase YchF, giving the protein MGIKCGIVGLPNVGKSTLFNALTKAGIAAANFPFCTIEPNVGVVPVPDPRLNQLAEIINPQKVIPTAVEFVDIAGLVAGAASGEGLGNKFLAHIREVDAITHVVRCFENDDVIHVNNRIDPISDIDTIDTELALADLESVEKALNRAERSAKAGEKDAIARKPVLQKLQAGLNDGKPGRALGLDEEERALVRDLFLLTLKPVMYVANVLEDGFENNPHLDAVRARAAAEGAQVVPVSAAIEEELSQLDDADRDAFLADLGLDEPGLNRVIRAAYALLGLQTYFTAGVKEVRAWTVRAGSTAPQAAAVIHTDFEKGFIRAETIAFDDFIKYRGEAGARDAGRLRLEGKEYRVQEGDVLHFRFNV; this is encoded by the coding sequence ATGGGCATCAAATGCGGCATCGTCGGCCTGCCGAACGTCGGCAAGTCGACCCTGTTCAACGCGCTGACCAAGGCGGGCATCGCCGCGGCCAACTTCCCGTTCTGCACCATCGAGCCCAACGTGGGCGTGGTGCCGGTGCCGGACCCGCGCCTGAACCAGCTGGCCGAGATCATCAACCCGCAGAAGGTCATTCCGACCGCGGTGGAGTTCGTCGACATCGCCGGCCTGGTGGCGGGCGCGGCCAGCGGCGAGGGCCTGGGCAACAAGTTCCTGGCCCACATCCGCGAGGTCGATGCCATCACCCACGTGGTGCGCTGCTTCGAGAACGACGACGTCATCCACGTCAACAACCGGATCGATCCGATCTCGGACATCGACACCATCGACACCGAGCTGGCGCTGGCCGACCTGGAGAGCGTGGAGAAGGCGCTCAACCGTGCCGAGCGCTCGGCCAAGGCGGGGGAGAAGGACGCCATCGCCCGCAAGCCCGTGCTGCAGAAGCTGCAGGCCGGCCTGAACGACGGCAAGCCGGGTCGCGCGCTGGGGCTGGACGAAGAGGAGAGGGCGTTGGTCCGCGACCTGTTCCTGCTGACCCTCAAGCCGGTCATGTACGTGGCCAACGTGCTGGAGGACGGTTTCGAGAACAACCCGCACCTGGACGCCGTGCGTGCCCGCGCCGCGGCCGAGGGCGCCCAGGTGGTGCCGGTGTCGGCCGCCATCGAGGAAGAGCTGTCCCAGTTGGACGACGCCGACCGTGACGCCTTCCTGGCCGACCTGGGGCTGGACGAGCCGGGCCTGAACCGGGTGATCCGGGCCGCCTACGCCCTGCTGGGCCTGCAGACCTATTTCACCGCCGGCGTGAAGGAAGTCCGCGCCTGGACCGTCCGGGCGGGGTCCACCGCGCCGCAGGCGGCGGCGGTGATCCATACCGATTTCGAAAAGGGCTTCATCCGCGCCGAAACCATCGCCTTCGACGACTTCATCAAGTACCGGGGCGAGGCGGGAGCCCGCGACGCCGGCCGCCTGCGGCTGGAGGGCAAGGAGTATCGGGTCCAGGAGGGCGACGTCCTGCACTTCCGGTTCAACGTCTGA
- the hemA gene encoding glutamyl-tRNA reductase yields the protein MTLWVLGLNHQTAPVDLRERVAFDAGTVPHALSSLRALPDVAEAALLSTCNRTELYAVAEDGDVLSSWLATHAEGLEGYLYRHRDADAVRHLFRVATGLDSMVLGEPQILGQVKDAWATAREHGALGNRLDRLFQQTFAVAKRARTDTRVGANPVSVASTAVRLAQNSFARLSESTVLLVGAGETIELAAKHLSEGRVRRLLVANRTLAHAQELASRHGGYALPLAELDRHLAEADVVFSATAAREPVVRHAQVAAALAARRHKPMLLFDLAVPRDIDASVADLRDAYLYTVDDLERAVEDNRRSRREAADAAEAIIDVQVGRFMESLRAGARTEPLKRLRALGDAAREDVLAKARQQLANGREPEQVLDFLAHTLTNRLLHPPTAALREAALNGDADLARAADRLFPAQPPYSHLKKDDDANAAP from the coding sequence ATGACGTTGTGGGTCCTCGGATTGAACCACCAGACCGCGCCGGTCGACCTGCGCGAACGGGTGGCGTTCGACGCCGGCACGGTGCCGCACGCGTTGTCCTCGCTGCGCGCGTTGCCGGACGTGGCCGAGGCCGCGCTGCTGTCGACCTGCAACCGCACCGAACTCTATGCGGTGGCCGAGGATGGCGACGTGCTGTCCAGCTGGCTGGCCACCCATGCCGAAGGCCTGGAAGGCTATCTGTACCGGCATCGCGACGCCGACGCGGTGCGCCACCTGTTCCGGGTGGCCACCGGCCTGGATTCGATGGTGCTGGGCGAACCGCAGATCCTGGGCCAGGTGAAGGACGCCTGGGCGACGGCCCGTGAACACGGCGCGCTCGGCAACCGCCTGGACCGGCTGTTCCAGCAGACCTTCGCCGTGGCCAAGCGTGCGCGCACCGATACGCGGGTCGGCGCGAACCCGGTCTCGGTCGCCTCCACGGCGGTGCGCCTGGCGCAGAACTCCTTCGCCCGCCTCAGCGAATCCACGGTGCTGCTGGTCGGCGCCGGCGAAACCATCGAACTGGCGGCCAAGCATCTCAGCGAAGGACGCGTGCGCCGCCTGCTGGTGGCCAACCGCACGCTGGCGCATGCGCAGGAACTGGCCAGCCGCCACGGCGGCTACGCCCTGCCGCTGGCCGAACTGGACCGTCACCTGGCCGAAGCCGACGTGGTGTTTTCCGCCACCGCCGCGCGCGAGCCGGTGGTGCGCCACGCCCAGGTCGCGGCTGCGCTCGCCGCGCGCAGGCACAAGCCGATGCTGCTGTTCGACCTGGCCGTGCCGCGCGATATCGACGCCTCCGTGGCGGACCTGCGCGACGCCTACCTGTACACCGTCGACGACCTGGAGCGTGCGGTCGAGGACAACCGGCGCAGCCGGCGCGAAGCCGCCGATGCGGCCGAGGCCATCATCGACGTGCAGGTGGGCCGGTTCATGGAAAGCCTGCGCGCCGGCGCACGCACCGAGCCGCTCAAGCGCCTGCGCGCCCTGGGCGACGCCGCGCGCGAGGACGTGCTGGCCAAGGCGCGCCAGCAACTGGCCAACGGGCGCGAACCGGAGCAGGTGCTGGACTTCCTGGCCCACACCCTGACCAACCGGCTGCTGCACCCGCCGACGGCCGCCCTGCGCGAGGCCGCGCTGAACGGCGACGCCGACCTGGCCCGCGCCGCCGACCGCCTGTTCCCGGCTCAGCCGCCCTATTCCCACCTGAAGAAAGACGATGACGCCAACGCTGCGCCGTAA
- a CDS encoding GNAT family N-acetyltransferase, translating to MTPLIVRRAGLNHLDVVAHLFDLYRMFYGQPGDPTLARDFIRARMERDESVVLLAWRDEQAVGFVQLYPALSSVSAARTWILNDLLVVPEARRLGVARALLSAAADFARDDGALRLELETDHDNHAAQALYRDMGWTLYDGTLRYRLPLR from the coding sequence ATGACACCTCTCATTGTCCGCCGCGCGGGCCTGAACCACCTGGACGTGGTGGCGCACCTGTTCGACCTGTACCGGATGTTCTACGGCCAGCCGGGCGATCCGACGCTGGCGCGCGATTTCATCCGGGCCAGGATGGAGCGCGACGAATCGGTGGTCCTGCTGGCCTGGCGCGACGAGCAGGCCGTCGGCTTCGTCCAGCTCTACCCTGCGTTATCGTCCGTCAGTGCCGCGCGCACGTGGATCCTCAACGACCTGCTGGTGGTGCCCGAAGCGCGCCGGCTGGGGGTGGCGCGCGCCCTGCTGTCGGCCGCCGCCGACTTCGCCCGCGACGACGGCGCGTTGCGGCTGGAACTGGAAACCGACCACGACAACCACGCCGCGCAGGCCCTGTACCGCGACATGGGCTGGACGCTGTACGACGGCACACTGCGCTACCGACTGCCGCTCCGCTGA